A window of Rosa rugosa chromosome 7, drRosRugo1.1, whole genome shotgun sequence genomic DNA:
CGGAATTGTAACAGCCGTTGGCAATGACAGATTATGTGTTATTGATTGATGGAGTAAAAATGCAGTGGTGTAGTATAAAATGTAGTACTGCTGCCCTAATCAATGATGTATCAATTGTTTCACATTTATAGGATTTCCTTGTGCATTATGCATTGTGTTCAGCGTTCTCGATTTTCTTTTATGTGTGCACTTAACACAGGTTATGCAGTAGAAAACAAACCACACTGTTTAAAGCAGTTAGAAGTTAGAAGAGCTGAATTCGTGAGTGAAGCTGGTGTTGGTGGTGAGAATGAGATAGAAGAGGGTAAAGAGTGTTGCTGCCAACTGGGCCTGTAATGATGGGCCGGTATCTAGCCCAATATCGGTGTGGGTCatcattcttctcttcttctctctttcaatCATcccttttctttatttattctTTAGGAGGCTTTTTggcgacgaattatttttcaaCAAATGGGCATCTCTCAGAAGGCAATTAAAAAAGGTCCCCCAATCTTTTTGGGTTACAATCagtagcttcttttttttttttggcaaagacaATCAGTAGCTtgccaaatcctaaaccctccTCAACCCTTGATCATTTCATTCATCATACGTAGTAAAAAAGACATAATTTCACCACAATTTAAGAATCATTCACTGATTAATGCCATAATGTCACATACAACCATCTATGCTGGCTGTCCGATGGAGCTGCATTTCACATATTCATGATGCCTTCTTTTTCCCAAATAGTAAGCTCAATGAGTAAGTGTTGCCCTTCCTTGCAGCAGCTTCAACTCGATTTCCACCAATCTAGAGGTTATTTTAACCAACTCCAAATCAGTTTTGGCAGTTTGGCAGAAGTAAATCAGAGAAGCATTTCTAATAAAGGAAAGCTAACAGGCTGTTGGAtcttttagaatatatataaaattgaaAACGAATTAGTTTTAGGGTACGGAAAATACCTTGTCCATAAGCCAATAACCAATGGTTGGCATGTACTGCACCAAGTACATTACAGCCAGGACAGGCTACAGTAGAAAACAGAAGATATAAGTGTGATTAGGAGGAGGAGTTGTTGACAGTAAAAAGCAATGTAGGACAAGATGCATTACTAGCATCTTTTCCCTAGAAATAACTAGCAACGATAACCATATTCAAAGGGCAAATTACTGACTTCCAGAAAAATCCACTGCTAAAAGTATCCCTGAAGTTGCATTTTGTCTTTTAACACATTTAAAACATAACTGATCTTAAACACAGCAGTTTTCTGATCCTCCTTTCCCTAAAACATCAAAAACTATGTCAACTTCTTTAATGAGGCATCAAAGATGGTAGCAAGTTGCAACTCATGGCCCATCAATGTTAGTTAGATTGAACCTTACGAGTGATCCCTGAGTAGAATCAACATATGACCGAGATGATTTGAAAAGTAATTTCAGAACCTAAAGGATTGATCATTGTAATTTTTAATACATATTATGGCACATTATGTTTAGATCATGATATGTTTCACAAGGCTAAGTGCTGATTTGAACATATGGTATCACAAACTTTTTTGGCCAAAGATATTATCTCACAAAGTCACAATGAGAAAATGGATGTGCGGAACAGTAAGGTATCCTAGGATGTAGATACTTTTCATCACCATCTAGGCCTTACCAACTGATCCTTCATGGCTATACAATATACCAATAACAATACCTGATATGATATCCAAACTTCCTTTAGACCATGGGTGGCAGCAATTATTGTCAACTCTGCACACCTTTCTGATGACACACGCTTCTGTCAAAACAAATAAGATAACAAGAAATGAACAAAAAGGTAACAAGAAATGTTTTACAAGAGATGTTTAAAGCTCTTTTGACTGCTCAATTACCCCGgatgaaaacaataaagcagTAAGAAAAGGAATGCCCCAGTGAAAACATGCACGGCCACACTAAACTACAGATACCACCCCAAGTtatcaaaaagaagaaattcaTGGGCATGATCGTAAGGAGCAGATTTGATACACACACAACATCATTGTAAGGAACTAACCACAGAAGAAGCTTTATTTTCTGAGCTTGCTGCTCCTGTACCATTTGATGTTTCTATTGGACCAGGACAAACAATAGTCACCCCAATTCCTTTCTGATAGAGCTGCATTAAAAAAGATAAATTAACACCATTAGGGGAAGCAGAAATTATAGTTGTATCAACAAATTTATCTTATCTTGATATATTAACTGCTTTACTAAACATGCAATTACTCTTAGTATCtttaatttttataattaagTCTCAATATGatggaaaactttgattagtGAGAAATGGAAAACAGCAGATTGCAGCAACAGAGTTATACACATTCCTTTTACTCTGGAGTATGGAAAGAAGTTATAATTCTTACCTCGGAACGCAAGGTGTGAAAGTACCCATTTAAGGCATGTTTAGAGGCAGAGTATATGGCCTGACCTGGTGCAGGTGTCTTTCCTGCAGCACTGCTCATCTGCACATAATTAAAAAAGTACTGAGAAGGgtgaagagaaaaaataaaaataaaaacaagaaaacaaacaaacacaattCGAAGAGAATGAGGGATATGCCTAATCAGcactaacaaaaacaattaggCACTTTACGTACAGGAGATACATAAAAATCATATTTTGTGGGGCTTAGTAAGCTTCCAGACTTGGACATTTCATAAACTCTTTTAGACTGAAGAGTAAAATTACATTCAAAAAGAGAATCAATGTGCTGAATCACATGTGGGACTATAGAGCAGTTGTGCAAATTGCCACTGAAAACATAGCCAATATATTTCTTTTGCACAGTATGTGGATCTGGCAGAGAAGTTAGACATAAGCATCACCTAATAACAAAATAATTTTCCACATACCACAACAAAATGGCCCTTCCCTCGCCTTAGCATGTAAGGTGCAAGTAGCCGGGTCAGCGTTATTGTCCCAAGAACATTGACATTGAAAGTTACCTACTCAAGAGAAAGAGGTACACGATCACTCTCATTGACATTGACCCATAGGAGCAGTAATTGCCTTAGAGATAAAACAGCATCCTAGAAATGGTACCTTTAGACTCTCCTCAGTAACATCCAAGGCTGTAGTTTTCTGCCAAACATCAAAACAGGTAGATGTATTAGTAGAAATGGTGTTATGTTAAAAGGACTGTATATCAATATATCACCCTGAATAACCAATATAACCACTTACAGGACGCTCAAAAGCAGCATTGTGGATCATGTAATCAACACCAGCATTCGGAAAGAATGACTCTGCTTTCTCTACAACATCCTTGAGACAATCTTCACCAGAAGCCAAATCCAATGGcaaaactttcacaccatcAGGTGCATGTTTACCTGGGCATTGCCACCAAAATTAAGAGATGAGAGGCATAATCAAGATTGAAGACCTGAATGCTGTTCGTCCAGCTTACAATTAAAGAACAAACCAGTAAGTTGTTTCTTGACTCGCTCCAATTCAGCTTCATTACGGGCGGAAATAATGAGCTTAGCTCCCAAATTTGCAAGTTGCTTAGCAAGAACCTCCCCTAGGCACCAGCATAATTGAAGATAATTTCATTTATGCATGCCAAAGAAGGCTTGAAACAAATTCAACGAGGGCATTGCTTCACCAGACATATATCATAATGGAGATAAAGATGCAGCGGAAGGTATTAGGGTAGAATATGTGGGTTACAGTAAAATTAGCTATTATCCAGCGGAAAGTAGACAAAACATACAGTTTCATTACTAAAGGCTTAATAAAATTCATGTGCATTTCTGTGATCATAACAGTAATGACAAAGAGAATGGGCGATAATAACAATGGCATTGCAGAAAACAACTGCGAAGACTcgcaacaaaaagaagaaactgtGCAAAGAAAAAGATGAACAGACTGAAGGAATACTCGTAAGCATTTCACTTAGAGACTCAACGATTTTGGAGCATGAATTATGCAGAGGTGAGCATAATTGTAATGCAAGAAAGCGAATAAAGTGTTGATAcaaaattagaagaagaaagaaagaaagaaataccaATTCCACGGCTAGCACCAGTTATCCAAACAACCTGAAGCAAGCAAGATCCACAGTGTAAATAAAgaagataaattttttttttttttggaggaagGTATAGAAATGGAAATGAGCTCACTTTGTCTTCAATTTCGTCCCGCTTGACATGGCGTTTGGACATCAAAGTGAAATCACCTGAATTAGAAcgaacacagagagagagagagagagagagagagagagagagagaattagtCCACTACTGAGGCTCTTGAGCtcagaaatagagagagagagagggtgtgTGTGAAGGTTGGGAATTTAAGAAAGATTGAATAATACCATCAGCTGTGGTAAATTTGATTAAAGCAaacaagagaagaagaagcagagaaACCCAGAAtagcaccaccaccaccatcgcCATCTTATTCTTCCCTCGCTCTGTCGCTCACTCACAGGCACAGCACAGTGCCTCTGCCTCCTCTAGGCTCTAGTTTTGTTAGTCCTCCAAGATTCTGAAGAAAGCCCAATACCACACAACTTTTTCATTGCAAAGGCCCAAACACCTAAACATTGGGCCCAGTGGGGTTGTTTTTGAATGAAAAGGCCCAGCACCGGGGCCCGGTATAGTTTATTAGGGAATCGAGGTTCTCTACTACTCTTTCGCCCTCAGACCTGTCTAGACTCTCACACCCACAGAGCCAGCCGAAAGCAGCAACCATTTCCGGAGAGAGTTAGAGTTAGAGTTAGAGTTAGAGTTGAGTAGAAAGAGGTCTTGTTTTCAATGGCGGCGAGAAGCGTAATGCTAAAGTACCTGAGAGTGCCAGTGGTTCAGGCTGTGCGGCCAAACCCTAGCTCTAGCTCCTCCGTCACCTCCCCTCTCCTCAACGCCATACGCGCCCGCTTCTACTCCGAAGAGGTCAGGGGGACCTTCCTCGACAAATCCGAGGTCACCGATCGGATTATCACCGTCGTCAAGAACTTCCAGAAAGTCGATCCCTCCAAGGTGAATCCATTTCAACCCTATATGTTTCCTAATTTGTGGCACGATTCCTTCTCTTTCGCTCCTCAAAAAATCGAATCAAAAGTTGATAACGCAATTGTGCAATGAGAaagaaattattattattattattattttttgtggAGAGAGTTATATTTGTTCGAgttgaaaatgaaaacaaaaaagtcGAGTGATGAGGATTCACATACCTACTGATAGTAATGgataaattagggttttggaATTGTCAGTATAGGATCATAAAATGTTTGTTTTCACTGTTGAGTCATAGCATTGTGGGTCTTGTATATGACAGGCCATTGTGACACACAAGTAATGACTGTATTTCTGTATGCAAAAGTAGATGTGGATTTGGGATTGAAATATTGCTCCGTGTATTTTGGCTCATTCTGGGTTCATTTATTTGCAGCAGCATGGCTGTTTGTTTTTATTAGAAACTGAAATGCACAAGTAGGGAAAATGCTGGTTTTAAATCTGCTGAAACTTAATTTCCTCTTTAAATTTTCATCTCAGCCAGGCACTCGGATTCATCTTGTTTGCCTAACATTGCGTTTTTCCGTAGGTTTAACTTCTTTTAAGAAATACTTTCTTTTTCAGTCCCTCGTGTATATTCTCCTTaggtttctctctttcttcctccATATTACTGTAGGTCGCCAGAATTAGATATCTTCTCATGAAACATGGATAGATATGCGTTCGTATATTTAATGAGCTAGATCATATTCTTCAACCAACGCTAGTGAAATTGATTGACATTGTTGATAAACTGGCTGTGACTTTTCATACTTGAAACCTTTTATTACTTAGTTGAGTTATTTTTTGAGCatttgtttggttttgttttggatGTATTCTTCCTACTGTGGTATTAAGGTCCGAACTCCCAGGGAGTTTTAATGCCACATTGTGATCCCTAAATCTTGTTTTTGTCCAAGCTCTCCGACTCTAGAATCTAGATAACCTTTGAGCTCCGTAATATGGAAGAACGAAGATTATAGATTTAGTCGGCATCTGTCTAAACTAGCCATCTAGTTAACGCTCAAGATCCCTGATGGTTTTAACTTGCCTTTGGAATTATATTCAGTCTTAGAAAACTTGATCTAGGGGTTGAGGGGAGGATACTAGAGAAGACTAATGTGGGGTGACCTTTATCTTTAAACTTTCCTTTCGGGAGGTAGTATATCCCTTCCTTGAATGTATGCATTCATTTCCAGTCacattttgaatttgttttgatgGCTATTATGCTGCTAAGCTGCATTCCAGTTTCTATAATCTTCAATGTTTGTTATTTCTCTCTTGGTAGGTTACTCCGGATGCTCACTTCCAGAAGGATCTTGGATTAGATAGTTTAGATGCTGTGGAGATTGTGATGGCACTTGAAGAGGAGTTTGGGTTTGAGATCCCAGACAATGAAGCAGACAAGATCAACTCCATTGGTCTTGCTGTTGACTTTATTTCCTCTCACCCTCAGGCAAAGTAGGGTTGGCATGAAGCTTCATTTTATTTGCTGCAAGGAATAGCTGTAGAACTTAAGAGCTTCATATCTCTTTCCCACCTTTTTTCTTGTTAATCCTACTTCCAAAAAAAGGAGTTTTTTGGTATGCTTAAACTTCAGTATGCTGGCATTTCCAGTTTATGGAAAGTGTGTAAACAACTTCATCGATGTTTTGTTTAAATAAAGTCATTTAGTTTATTGCTTGTCAAATCTCAGACTAGTGTTTCATGCATTATGGTGTAGGTATTGTATCCTAGAATCAGATTGGATTAGAATCTAGACTACAATATGTTTGTATACATAGGTATGTAGAATGAAAATTCATCCATAATGTGTTGTACTACAAGTATTCGATAACTGGATTTCCATGCTGGCCTTAAAATTCATTCTGCCCCGAGCAAGACTTGGTATTATTTGCCGAAAGGAGGGTATGCACTCAAGTCTTATGCAGCAGAAGTCAAACCTGCTGGGTGCACCGAAGTCATATACAAGTCTGATTGTGAACGACAGCTTTATCTTGTCCTACCCATTCGTTACTCTCTTCTCTTGGCCTAGGAGTAGACTTGACTTGAAGGGAAGACTTTGAATAACGCGAGTCACGAAAACAGGAGGAGACCCCAAGTCAGGTCTTTTGTTAAGAATACCCTTCCTCTTCAATGAAACTACaactatatttatatatctattaAATTCTGTTTCCTTTTTCACTACCTGCCGGGAAGTTTACTGCAAATGGGTCTCGGTTCGGTAGATGACCCAAGTCAATCATAGGAAATGTTGTTGTTTTAGCAATTAGCATAATGACAACAGTAAAAATGCAACTTTTTCAGCTAAATATTAATAACTAAGATTGCACATTAAGTGCTGAATCAAGTCTCCTGCCGATGTTGAGAAGAATTTTCGCTAAAAATTACCACATTTAGAGAAGGACCTGCTgatgcgtttttttttttttttttttccgaaatATTTCCTCATACATAATACAATGGTGCAGGCCGCGCAGTAAGAAAACTAATCATCTAGTTTAGTTAATTGGAGTGGATGGATTGAATTAATCAtgagaacaaagaaaaatagaaaacacAATTCTGATTGGGTAATGAAACGTTTCATTCATCTCTCATTGGTCGAACCAACTCGAATTGCAAAGCTGAGCCATCGGTGCTCACTACCCCACCCCACCCCCCACTTGAGGGAGACCATGACTTGAACATTTATATTATTATTCCATAATCTCAAGTCATCTAAGGGCATTGCCGAAATTAAAAAGCAGAGTGTGGGCAATCTCTTGCTTGTACTAATATAAGTTGGCCAAAGACACAAACACAAACGCAGTAGAGTATCTCAATTGTTGCAACTTGCGCAAATGGCAAAGCAGCTTAAGCTTCAATTGTTGCAACTTGTGCTAATAACAGTGTCCTCACTTTTCTTCAACTTCCATTGTTCACGCTCAGAAATCATTTTTGAAGAGCGTTTCGAAGGTATCATCCTTCTTTCGAGCTCCTTGACTCCCTCAAGTTTTACTCAAGTTTTTTACTCTCAGTAACAAAATATGCTCACCCAGTATCTAACTGTCTCTGATCTCAACTCAACCCACCACACCTTACATGTTCTGAGaaactttttagtttttactacTGTGTGAATGAACAGAATCCAAGTCAAGATGAGCATTGACTTTGGCTCTATCTTGTTTAGCTTTCTTAGTTCTTTTCttggatatatatatagactAGTTGATGGAAAAACCAAGTGGAATCTTCTTTGGCGTTTTAGTTTGGTTTTGGTGATGTACTGACTactgatgtgtgtgtgtgtgtttgtttgtttgggtTAATTAGATGGGTGGAAAAGCCGTTGGGTTCAGTCCGACTGGAAAAGAAGTGAAGGTAAAGCAGGTTACTTTAAACACGCTGCTGGAAAGTGGCACGGAGACCCAGATGATAAGGGTATGCTTCATATTCCTAATTATATGCCATACTAAAGAATTACTTGTCTTTTTCATAAGTTGATGAATTTATTCACTCTTGTGTTGTAAAGTCTTGCACTTTTGTATTGCAAAGTAAATGAACTCACCATCTGCTGTTCGTCATACATTCAACTTTTCATTAATCTAACCCATGGCTTGAAAACAATGGAGTCTTATTGTTAGTCCATTGGCTAGAATAAATATTTGTATGAATTTGTTGTTGTTTCATCTCGTTATAATGAAATTTCTGAAAGAAAGTTTGTGAAAAGTAAACGTCCTGTTTCTTACAAAGTAAGAGTTTCTATTAGACAGATGCTTTGATTTTTATGGCTTCATTTGTTGGGTGAACCGCTGGTGGTTTTATTCTTCTGATGAAATGCAGAGGTATTAACATTTGACAGTCAAAAGGAAGTAAAGTTTTGGCTTCATGATTGTGTATCTGAAATTGCAGGA
This region includes:
- the LOC133721448 gene encoding acyl carrier protein 2, mitochondrial; this translates as MAARSVMLKYLRVPVVQAVRPNPSSSSSVTSPLLNAIRARFYSEEVRGTFLDKSEVTDRIITVVKNFQKVDPSKVTPDAHFQKDLGLDSLDAVEIVMALEEEFGFEIPDNEADKINSIGLAVDFISSHPQAK
- the LOC133721446 gene encoding uncharacterized protein LOC133721446 codes for the protein MAMVVVVLFWVSLLLLLLFALIKFTTADGDFTLMSKRHVKRDEIEDKVVWITGASRGIGEVLAKQLANLGAKLIISARNEAELERVKKQLTGKHAPDGVKVLPLDLASGEDCLKDVVEKAESFFPNAGVDYMIHNAAFERPKTTALDVTEESLKVTFNVNVLGTITLTRLLAPYMLRRGKGHFVVMSSAAGKTPAPGQAIYSASKHALNGYFHTLRSELYQKGIGVTIVCPGPIETSNGTGAASSENKASSVKRVSSERCAELTIIAATHGLKEVWISYQPVLAVMYLVQYMPTIGYWLMDKIGGNRVEAAARKGNTYSLSLLFGKKKAS